In the genome of Bacillus thuringiensis, the window GCTTGTCTGGTTACCCCGTTAAATACTATGAAAAAAGAACTTGTATCGTTATACAAGTTCTTTTTGTTTCTTTTATTTAAAGAGGATATCTTTACTATATTGATTTCCAACGAGTAAATCATATTGAAGCATTTTATATTGCTCTAACATTTCTTTTTGTTTCTTTGTTAAATCATTGATTACTTCTCCATTTTTATCAACTTTTAATTCATCTCTAAGCACTGGTATTTCCTTGTAAAGTTCCGATAAAAATTGATAAAATAAGGATTTATTTAATCCTGTATAATCAAAAATAAGATTAGAAAAATGGATTGGGCTTACTAAACCTAAATTATCATTTGGCATATCAAAGTTTGCATGCATTAATAGCGGCGTTTGCGCCATTGATAAACGTTCACTCGGTGTTTTTTCATTCGTTATATACCCATTTTCTTTATAAAAAGATTTATTTGTTCCTAATGATGGAAGATGATCTCCAAAGAATACTAATAATGTAGGTCTGTCTAAATTATCTAGTTGTTCTATTAAATATTGAAGAGCCTCATCTGAACGTCTTAATCCTTCTGTATATGTCTCTAATTCTCCCTTTGATTCTTCATTTTCTAGACCGCTAATTTCTATTAGGTTTTCACCAAATCGGCCCTCTGTAAATGGAAAATGATTTTGCATCGTAACTGCATGAATAAATGTAGGTTGTTTTTGTTTCTCTAACTCAGCAATTATCTCTTTACTCATCGCTAAATCACTAATATAATCTCCATCAATATCCACATTTTCCATCGTGTCATCTGCATTAAACTTATCAAATCCTAACACCTTATATACATCATCACGTTTAAAAAATGTGCGACCAAATGAATGAATTGCACTTGTGTAATAACCTTCTTTTTTCAACGCCGTAGGGATTGATGGAATTTCTTTCTTATTTGTAATAACCTGCTGATATGGTATAGAACCTGGCTTTAACAAACTCATTGAATAGCTCGTTAATGCCTCAAATTCAACGTTCGCTGTATTTCCCCCAAATGTAGGAGAAATAGTTTGTCCACCAGGAAAGTTTTCTATATAATGATGTAAATTTGGTACAGGATCTTCACTAAATGAAAGGTTGGTTACTTTCGTCGGATCCCAAAACGATTCACTCATTACAAAAATAATATTCGGTTTCTCTTTTTTCTTTTCGTTCCCTATATTTCCACTATATTGTTTTTTTATATCGTTTGCTATTTGAAGCATATTTTCTTTAGAATAATTTTTTGGTTTTTCCATAACTGTTGTATCTAAATTGCTAATAAACCCTAGTACAAAACCATTTGAAGCATAGTTCTCATTTTGATTCCACAAAACAAAATCTACACCTGACTTTTGAAATACTTTATTCATAAATGTATTCGCAAAATTACCGTACGCATATAGAACAAAAATAGATCCTACTACTAATAAAGCTCTTATTCCTAGATGAATCTTTACATTTTGAATATATCTTCTCATATATATCCCTGCAACAATACAAGCTACGATACTTAAGATAATGACAAAAATATAACTCCAGCTAAAATAGTCCATCACCATCGGTATAACAGATTGCATATGCGTAATTTGTGTGAAATCAGAAGGATATAACGGATCACCCCTGAAAATAAGCTTCAAATAATTCACAATACCTAAAATGACTAACGTACAGCTCGTTAAAACCATACTTAGAAAAACCTTACCTATTAAATTATATACAAGAATATATATTGCATAAATTACTACAACACTTAATATAAACTGCATATTATAAATGTAAATCCAATTCATTGTCTCTATGAAACTCATATTAACTTGCATGACAATATAAAATAATGCTACTGTATGAGCTAGCAAAAATAATATAAAATGCACTCTCAGGGATGCCTTACATATAGACATCTCTTTTTTATTGAAATGCGTAATATAAAATGTTATGCCCCATATGAAAATCATCATAACACTTAAAACAAGCTTTTGATTTAAATGATCTTTCATCATGTCTAAATTAAAAACCTTTAAAATCATAAACAGCATAGTTATTACTAATAATGTCACCATACTACTTATAATGCTAGAAATTAATATATTTCTTTTTGGAAGATGAAAAAGTGTAGAACCATATTTCAATTCATTCCCTCGTTTCTATGTATTAATTTCACCCCGCATCGAAAAAACTATTTGTATTAAAATAACATATATCCTATATTTCGTCTGCAAACTTGCTTCTACTATAAATATATTTCCTTAATACTTCCTTAATCAATAGTTAAATTGTGGTATACAAATTATTCATTCTTGAAAAGGTTAATTTCAGCATTCCACTTTATGATATAATAACTACTTTTTAGAAATCCTTAATGCTATTAAAGATTTCACATGAAAATACGAAAAAATTAATAAAAAGGCGTTGCTCATTTTTAACAACTATTACTATAACGAAAAGAACCTGCCACAAGACAGGTTCTTTTCGTTATTTTATGATAAAAGAGAAAATGATTAGCATGTGTATTATATAAAAGGAAGCAGCCATATTTTCCATACGATACATACGAGTACTATAATTACAAAATCAAAAAAATCTAATCTCGGACCTTTTTTCATATTCATATGTAGCCACATATGAAACCATTTTATTTTTGTATATTTATGGATGTTTTTCTTTGCAAATCGGTAAATAAGCATTTGCATGATAAAAAATCCGGCCACAAAAATAAATAATAAGATGAGAAATCCAATCACAAAATTCCTCCTATTTTTGTAGCGTTTTTTCTACTATCCGATTTTTCAAAACCCACTCTTCAAACTGGGCACTTCCAAATTCCCAGCTAAGATCGCGAGCATGTACAGAAAAAACGTAATGACCAGCATATTCGTCCATAAATCTCCCTAACTCTACATCGTCTTTCTGAATACCGTATACTCCAAAATTAAAATACACATCCCATACGTCTTCATTCTTCCTCTTATAAGCAATCGATTCCATATCACATTCTGTCCCGAAATAATCAAGATGTAAATGTACGCTATTATCGTATTCGTACTCCATTTTATCACCCCTTATATTTGTACTTCTTTACCACCAAAAAAATTCCTGCTATCTACACTCACATATGGGCACTTACCTACATATCATGCTTGTAGAGTGACTTCTAGGAGGTGTTATATAGTGAAAAAATTAATCGCGATTTTTTGCATCATGTTACTAGCTGTTTTTACTTTTGCTGCTTGTAGTAGTAAAAAAGAAGGTACTAAAGAACAAACTCAAAACATTCGCGTCGGCGAAGTTACCCATTCTCTCTTCTATGCCCCATTATATGTTGGGATTGAAAAAGGATTTTTTAAAGATGAAGGACTAAATATTGACCTACAAACAACAGCTGGTGGCGATAAAACGATGACCGCCCTATTATCTGGCGGAATTGATATTGCTCTCGTCGGTTCTGAAACGTCTATTTACGTTCATCAACAAGGAGCGAAAGACCCTGTCATTAACTTCGCACAGCTTACACAAACAGATGGGACATTTTTAGTTTCACGTAAAAAACTAGACTCTTTTAATTGGAATGATGTAAAAGGTGTTACGTTTTTAGGACAGCGTAAAGGCGGCATGCCGCAAATGGTGGGGGAATATGTTTTAAAGAAAAACGGCATTGATCCTCATAAAGATACAAACTTAATTCAAAATATCGAGTTTGCTAATATTGCAAATGCCTTCGCATCTGGTACTGGAGAGTTTGTACAGCTCTTTGAACCGACTGCAAGTATACTTGAGAAAGAAGGTAAAGGTTATATCGTCGCTTCATTCGGAAATGAATCTGGTACTGTTCCTTATACAACGTTCATGGCAAAAGAAAGTTTCTTAAAGAAAGATAAAGCTGCTGCTGAAAAGTTCACACGTGCGCTCTATAAAGCACAACAATGGGTTGATACACATAGTCCAGAAGAAATTGCTGATGCCGTTTCCCCGCTATTTAAAGACACTTCAAAAGACATAACAGTAAAAGTAATTGAACGGTACAAAAAGCAACATTCTTATGCAACAAATCCACTATTAGATGCGGAAGAATGGAAACAGCTCCAAACTATTATGAAAGACGCTGGCGAATTACAAAAAGAAGTCCCACATGAAGCGCTCGTCAATACAAAAATTGCCGAAAGCGTTATTAAGAAATAGAGGCGAAGGGTATGAGTTTTTTACAAATACGTAACGTTTCTCACTGTTTTTTTGCAAAAGAGAATGCCAAACTTATTCTCGAAGATATGAGCTTACAAGTGGAAGAAGGCGAATTTATTTCTATACTCGGTCCAAGTGGTTGCGGTAAAACAACGCTCCTCTCAATCATTGCTGGGCTACTTGATCCAATTGACGGTATCGTCTTTTTAGATGGTGAACCGATTACAACGAAAACATCATCTATGGGATATATGTTGCAACAAGATTACTTATTCCCTTGGAAAACGATTGAAGAAAATATTATGCTCGGACTTCATATTAGAAAGATTTATGATGAGCAGATGAAAGAACATACTTTAAACCTTTTAAAACAAGTCGGTCTGCATGGTGTAGAAGAACAATATCCTCGTGAACTATCCGGCGGTATGCGTCAACGTGCCGCTCTCGTTCGAACATTAGCGACTGATCCGAAAATTTTATTACTAGATGAACCATTCTCCGCACTCGATTATCAAACGAAGTTAAAACTAGAAGAACTCGTTTTCAACTTACTAAATAAATATAAGAAAACATCACTACTTGTTACTCACGATATTGAAGAAGCGATTGCGATGAGTGATCGTATTTATTTACTGCAAGCGAATCCCGGAAAAATCGCAAAAACCTTTATCGTCCCGGAAAGTATCCGTTCTTTATCACCGTTAGAAGCACGCCATCACTACGATTTCCCAGCCCTCTTTCAAGATATATGGAAGGAGCTGGAACGACTTGGATAATATAAAACAACTACATGAACAATTTCGAAAGAACGAACGCAGACGCGCTTGGATTGCTCGCTCGCTACAACTTTTACTACTTATTCTTTTCTTTGCACTATGGGAAATAGCTAGTAAAAAAGAATGGATTGATCCTTTACTCTTTAGCTCTCCTTCGAGTATTTGGGATCTCTTCTTAACGAAATGGATCGACGGTTCACTTTGGGTCCACATATGGACGACATTACTGGAAACAGGAGTAGGCTTCATTCTCGGAACAGTACTTGGTGCTATTATTGCCACGTTCCTTTGGTGGATGCCACTTCTAGCCCGCGTACTTGATCCTTATCTCGTCGTCCTAAATGCAATGCCAAAAGTTGCACTCGGTCCAATCATCATCGTTATTTTCGGTCCAAACATTTCATCTTCTATCGCAATGGGAGTAATCATTTCCATCATCATTACCATTCTCGTTATTTACAGTGCATTTCAAGAAGTCGATTCTAACTATATAAAAGTGATGGACACATTTGGTGCAAATAAATGGCAATGTTATAAGCAAGTCGTTCTCCCTGCATCTTTTCCAGCAATTATCTCAACGTTAAAAGTAAACGTTGGTTTATCCTGGGTCGGTGTTATTTTCGGAGAACTTCTCGTTTCCAAACAAGGACTTGGCTACTTAATTAGCTACGGATTCCAAGTCTTTAACTTCACACTCGTCTTACTTAGCGTACTACTCACATGTGTTCTTGCAACTCTTATGTATGTATTTGTTGAGGCATTTGAAAAAATTCTAATTGGAAAAAGAAAAAGAAGCTGACTCAAAACAGTGCGCTATAGTCAGCTTCTTTCTTTTACCTTTTATCACACATTTTCGTTTCATTTGTAATGTTTCCATCCGCAACCGTAACTGTATGGAAACAGTCTTTCACACGTACTGTAACGACATTATCTTTTCGATCTATCACATGATAATCATTAAACTTTTCATTCAAAGCACTACGAATTTGCTCCCCTTCAAAAATCGGAAAACCGTGAGACATTACCCAAATGAGACCAGCAACAGCAAGAATCGTTTTCATACGTTTCATTACCTCCTCGAGAGTAAACTTATAGTCCCTACAACACGCGCATTATAATTGTGTCTAAATTGTGACATTTTTATACTAATTCTCTTTTGTGCCTCCAGTTCCTTCTTCTTTTTAATAAAAATACAGAATTTTCAATTTTATCAACATAAGAAAAAACGCAAAGAATTAAAAATTCTTCACGCTTTTCTTTAACGAAACTATATCGAAAGCATAACTCACATTAGTCTCCACTTTGTTGTTCTATCGTTTTTGAAACATCATATAATCCCGACAGCACTTCCGCTCTCATTTTTACAAGCTCAGGAAACTGATAGAAGAAAGCAATTTTCTTATATTTTAACTCTGTACCTTCTTTCACCTTTTTTGAATCTTGTAAAATGAACGCTGTAAATGTATCTGCGATATCTTCCGTTACATTTGTTGTTCCATATAGTGATACAAAATCATCATGCTTTTCTTTATAAAATTCAATTTGTGCCTCTTCACTTTCTTCTACTTTCTTTTCTGTCCACTCTTGCTCAATTGGTTTCCAAAATTCATTATAAAATTGGTTAATATACGAACTTTTTCTCACACATCCATTTTTCACGAACACCGTTTTACATTTATTTCGATATGATGAAATGTCTTTCTCTTCATCAAACGCCTCTAAATACTTTCTATCCACTGGTACTTGTTTATGTCCAATCGTTAATACGTGAGCCGTTTCATGAATTAATGTTTTCATCACTTCATCTATATTCACCCCAGAATCAAGCACATCTAAACTAAGCACCCAATCTCTCGGGTCATCCATACTTGGCATGACATGGGCAACAACGCCATCATAACCATCTGTTATTAGACCAAATCCTGTTATATTCTCACGATATTTCACTGGGACGAGAGTGCGATACATGTCCCATAAGGTTTCATGATACTCTCTATCTTGTCGCTGACTTAACAAATCATCTTTTGCTACTTCGTCATCTGCAAAAACTTTATTCAATCTCTTACGATCCAATTTTTCAAAATAAGGATCTACAATTTCATCATCATCGATATAATAAGAAGCTAAAAAAAAGTAATTGTCATCCTCTTCTTTTTTCTGTTCCGCCTCTTTCATATTCATACTTTCATACTCTTCTATGTCATAATCCTCTACTTTTTCAAGTTCTGAAAGTCCCTCTATCTTTTTATATACTTTTTGTAATCTTTTATCTCCTATTTGCGTGCAAACTTCTTCTATTTTACAAATTTCTTTTTCTTTCGTAACCTCGATAGCACTATCGCATCCTGCAACTAAACTGCTTGCTATAATACAACACACTAACTTGCCATACAGTTTCTTCATACAATCCCCCATTATTCCATTCTACAAAATATCATAATCATTTTTTTACGAATATGCGATGATTAATTATAAAAACTGCAAGGAGGCTTCTCATGATTCGTGCAATCTTATTCGACTTAGATGGAACACTATTAGATCGGCGCCAATCTTTAGAACAATTTATTTGTGAGCAATATAATCGCTTCTCCTCACATTTGATGAGTATAGAGAAATCAGAGTATTGTTCTCAATTTCTTGAACTCGATAATAATGGCTATACGTGGAAGGATAAAGTATATGCTACTCTCCTTTCCGAATACAACATTACTACTTTAACGCAAGAGCAACTGCTACACGACTATATTACAAACTTCCAACATCATTGTATTCCTTTCAAAAACACGCATGAACTACTTCAACAGTTAAAACAGCGAAACATTAAAATTGGTATTATCACAAATGGTTTTACTGAATTTCAGATGAGCAACCTTCGAGCACTACATATACATACGTATACAAACACCATTCTCGTTTCAGAAGCTGAAGGAATTAAAAAACCTCACCCTGAAATTTTCGAACGTGCTTTGCAAAAACTAGATGTTAAGGCAGAAGAATGTCTTTATGTTGGAGATCATCCAGAAAACGATGTGCTTGGTTCTGAACAAGTAGGAATTCTTGGTGTTTGGAAAAAAGATTCGTTTTGGGGTGATTTTAAGCATTCACGTATCGTAGATGATTTGTTGGAGGTGCTTTCGTTTTTAGAGGTGGAGATAAAAACACAATAATAGTAATTAAATTATATCAACAATTTTCACAATATATTGATTCACCGACAAAAAATAATAAGAGGAGGCAGTTGTTCAAAAACGCCTCCTCTTATTATTCATATACTGTAAACTGCGGTTTACTCGGATGATCTATCACTTGCGCATCATCTGGAAATTTTGAAACTTTTTGATATAAGGCAATGTCGCCGATACAACCTGCTGTTAGTAGAATTCCTAAAAATGAGAGTGGCTCCAGATTCATAGCTAATCCCAATACAATTGGCAAAATTCCAGTTGGTAAAAACGGAAGCATTAACACTTTCTTCATTTGCTTTACTGTAACCGCCTGTTTAGAATGAGCATATGCAACACCTAATTTCCAATTAACGCCCCATTTTAGTTCACTCCACGGAACACCTCCGATATAGCGAAAGCCAATTAAATGTATTGCCTCATGAATACAAACGAGAACAATCATTGCGCTAATAAAAAGAAACACAGTTGGTAACGTAATTTCAACTTGAACCCCGCCTGAAAGAAGTGCATGTAAAAAACTAATTCCAAATGCCAAAACAAATATTATAAGAAATGCATAGACATTTAATTTAACCATAGACACAGCAACAGTCGTTTCTTTTCTATTCTCCATCTTTCCCCTCCTAAAATGCAAATATATCTTCACAAAATTGTATAATATACCCAAAATAATATAAAGATATATTTACATTTATTCTTACATACAAAAAAAAGAAACCGGCCACTTTACTTCGTAAAACAGCCGATTTCTTCTATATGTTTCATCGTACGCGCCAATACATCGTCGCGCATTATAAAGCTAAATTTTCTATTCGTTTTAATGTTGTCAGGAATGTCTTTTAATAAAACAGACCCTTTCGTTTCTTCGTAATGCGTATGTTCTTCTACCGCACTAATTGTTGCAAAATAAATGTTTTTAATGATTATTTTGTCTTTTCCAGATACTTTATATTGTCCTAAGTAAGTTAAATCAGAAACTATGCCGCCGGTTTCTTCATGAACCTCTCGAACTGCCGCTTCTTCCGGTGTTTCCCCTAGTTCTACTTTACCACCTGGAAATTCAAGACCGCGACGTAAATGATGCGTTAATAACCATTGATCCCCGTACCGGCATACAACCCAAACATGCTTTGGCTCAGGAGAAAATGGATAACGTTCAAACGATAATTGTACAGTGTTGTGGTAATAATCTTTAAATTTGTACATGCCATTACTCCCCTATTGATGGTTACAAGTTTTTCCTACCACAAATTGTAGCATATTCTCGCTTTTCTGCATAATATTATCCAATTACAATCCATTGATTATTCCCATTTGCGCGACTAATTCTTTCGTCTCATGATTTCCTAAATCGTAAATCATTTTATATGCTTTTTGTAGTTGTTCATCATATCGGTCATTATTTGAATCGTGATGATACTCAACGAATGGAACGTGGGAGCGTACAAATGACCCTAAATCCTCTACATATGCTTGATCGAAGTGCTCTCTTAATTCCGTAATTTCCTCATCATTTGCGTAAATCTCAAAATTATACGTATCCGCCGTCTTCACTTGTGAAATTTGACCATTTCCTATTGATATATAATATGTTTTTTTCGTCTCCATGTAACACCCTTCTTTCATCCTTTTATTTTCTATTGTTTTCATCAATTACAAAATTATGTAAAATAAAGAAAAGGAGGGGTTTTATGTTCAAAATATTAATTATCGGTATTATCATCGTCCTAATCATCCTTGTACTCTCCATCATGACAATTAATAAAGGCTACGCTTATAAACATTCGGTCGATAAACTAGAAGATAATCCTTATACAAAAAAGAATAAGGAGGATTGATAATATGCTTCGTATACTCCGCATCACAATCGCACTCACGGTGATCGTTATGTCGGCAATTGGATTATATACAGGTCAAAATAATTTTTTACCTCTTTCACAATTTCTATTAGGGGCTTTAATGTTTCTCATCGCATTTGAACAAATAAAGAAAAAGGAGTCCGGAACTGGGGTTATTTGTATCGCTGCTGGAGCATTCAGTTGGATTGTTCTCATCATTACCTACATAAAATAGAGGAGGTCTTTTATGATAAAAGGAGTACGGATTACTTTATCACTTATTGCTTTATGTATAGCAATCTATGGATTTTTTACTAGTAATAGAGAAATAATGCCGTATATGTTTATCTCTTTAGGAGTTATGGGCCTCACCATAAGTTTAGAGGAAATATTAAAACGGCAAACAGGAGGTAGTGTGCTCGCTCTACTAGCAGGTGCCGCTGCTTTATTTATTGGTTTCACAGAAATATTCCGATAAATGGTCTAAAGGAGGCTATACAATGCTAACTCTAACTATATTACGGAGTTTTTTAGCATTTCTCATGCTTCTCTTACTCACTCTAAATACTTATATCCATGTTACCGATAATTTTTCACTTCTCCCATACGTACAATTTATTCTCAGTTGCTCCTTTATTCTTCTAGGAATTAATGAATTGAAATCTGGCCGAAAATCAATGAGTATCCCGTATTTTTTCGTTTCTGGTCTTATATTATTCGTTTTAATATCGTATTACTTTCGCTATATGTAAAATGAATTTCCGACCAATTTAGCATGTAGAACTATTTTCTCTCAGTAACTATTTCTTTCTACTTAAGGGGGATTCCATGTTAAAAAACATTCAAATTATAATCGCCACTATCGCTCTTTCTCTCGCCCTATTTAGCTTCTTTGCAAACTTCACTATTCTTTTACCTTACGTGTTTATCCTTTTAAGTATTATGTGTATCCTTTTTGGAATCGATGAAATAAAAGAGCAGCAAAAAACGAAAGCATTTGTTTATTTTCTCTGTTCTGCCTTTGTTTTATATGTTGGAGTGTCTAGTATACTTTCATAAAAAAAGAACATGTTCGCTCTTAATACAATAAAAAAACTGCCCTTTCACAGGCAGTTTTTTATTTTATCCAAACACTTTCTCAAGTTCATCTTTATCTTGGCTTAACCAGAAGTTCATTAAGCGTTGTGCTCCTTCTAAGTCGTGAAGCTTCGCTTGACCACATTGCGTTTCATTTGCAGCTGGAATTTCTGTAATTTGAACCGCATCTTTTAATGTTAATTCTAATAAATCAATGATTTCTCGTACTGTCGGTGTTCCGCTCACTACAAGATAATATCCTGTTTGGCAGCCCATCGGTGAAATATCGATAATATCAAAATGCGGATAACGATCAATATATTTACGTAAATTAAATGCTAATAAATGCTCTAACGTATGAATAACATCTGGTTTCATTGCTTGTTTATTCGGTTGGCAGAAACGAATATCAAATTTATTTACAATACCGTCACTACCTACATTGTGAACTCCGCAATGTCTTACATAAGGTGCCTTTACAATCGTATGATCTAATTCAAAGCTTTCTACTGATGGCATACAACATCTCTCCCGCTTTTAATTTAATTCCGTTATATCCAATATGATATAACGGAAATGCACATTAGTAAAGTATTATGTACAGTCGTGCTATAATACTTTAAGACTATGCTGAAAAGGAGACCATTATGAAACAGATTTTTATTGGGATTATACGCTTTTATCAAAAGTTCATTTCTCCGATGACACCACCAACTTGCCGCTTTTATCCGACTTGTTCTCATTACGGATTAGAAGCGTTTCAAAAACATGGTGCACTCAAAGGCTTTTGGCTTACTTGTAAGCGTATATTAAAATGTCACCCTTTCCACCCGGGAGGATTTGATCCTGTCCCAGATAAAAAGGATGACAAAGTAAATTCTTAATTGTCGTAACCATTCACAACTAAATCTAATTTTCCTGTATCAGGATCTATAACAAGACCATGAACAGGTACTTCTTCTGGAAGTAATGGATGGTTGCGAAGTATCGATACGCTATGTTCTACACTTTCTTCTACACTAGAGAATCCTTGTAGGAATCTTTCTAAATCGATTCCAGAATAACGGAGTGTATCTAATTTCTCATTTGTTATACCGCGCTCTTTCATCTTCTCAATTGTACTGCTTGCCTGAATTTTTGCCATACCGCAATCGTGGTGACCAACTACACAAACTTCATCAGCACCAAGTTCATATACAGCAACTAAAATACTACGCATAATACTTCCGAATGGATGTGAGATAACAGCTCCTGCTACTTTAATAATTTTCACATCACCGTTACGCATATTCATTGCTTTTGGTAATAATTCAACAAGACGAGTATCCATACAAGAGATAATTACCATTTTTTTATTCGGGAATTTTCCTGTTTCATACTCTTCGTATTTTTTCTCTTCAACGAATTTTTCATTGTATTGTAAAATCTCTTCTAATGACTTCATAATAAAAAACCCTCTTTTCTCTCATTTACATTACTTATATAGTGTACCAAAATTTAAAAAACTCAAAAAGGATATTGCTTTATAGTAAAAAT includes:
- a CDS encoding beta-class carbonic anhydrase, which encodes MKSLEEILQYNEKFVEEKKYEEYETGKFPNKKMVIISCMDTRLVELLPKAMNMRNGDVKIIKVAGAVISHPFGSIMRSILVAVYELGADEVCVVGHHDCGMAKIQASSTIEKMKERGITNEKLDTLRYSGIDLERFLQGFSSVEESVEHSVSILRNHPLLPEEVPVHGLVIDPDTGKLDLVVNGYDN
- the yidD gene encoding membrane protein insertion efficiency factor YidD yields the protein MKQIFIGIIRFYQKFISPMTPPTCRFYPTCSHYGLEAFQKHGALKGFWLTCKRILKCHPFHPGGFDPVPDKKDDKVNS